The DNA region TTCCGGACGATGCCGGCGCCCTGGCCGAGGAAGTCATCGACTCCCTCGACCAAGCCGGCAAGAGCCAGAGTCTGCTGCGCTCGTTCTTCCATCATGCGAACCTCAGACTGTGAGACATTTATTTGTCGAATCAAAGATCAATAATGAAGCACCGACCCGGACGACCGAGCACTGGACAAGCCGATGAGACATCGCCTCGATAGAGCGAATAGGTACGTTGCGGCTGTTGGTGTCGGCGTCGGCGTAGTCATAGCACACGTCACGAATGAGCTGCTCATTAAGCCGGGAGTGTCGGCCCCCGTCCTTGTAATTGTCGCCGGCGTGATCATCGTGGGAACGAGTGAATTCTTGAGGGGCGTCTTTGATGGCTGGTTTCTCAATTGGCGTCCAGTTCGCCAGCTCATCCTCGGGAGGTACTACGTTGAAGGCTCATGGATAGATCGGATGGTGAAGGATGATAAAGTGATTGGCACCGGGATCACAAGAATCCAACCGGACGGTCAAAGTGTTATTATCTCCGGCGAAGATGATTCCGAGGCTGGGGCGATGGGCAGGTATACAACCGAATTGCATACGCTCGGCTGGCCTTGTGTGGGATACATGTACCGCTACTCGCGCTCGGACACAGATGGCACAGCGAGTGGACTCGTGGAAATGCAGTTTGAACCCAGAAGCGGTCCGCCAAGACGGTATACTGGTGACTACGTGGACCCAACAGATGGTCGCAAAGTCACATTTGAGGGTTGGAGAATCGAGGATCGTGACCTGCTGCGCAGAATCGACGATCCTGCCGAACGGACTGAAGCGATGCGGCTTTTCTGGGATCGCGTGGACGCAGCGCGCAAGGCCGCAGTCGAACGCGACATTGCCGCTCCTTCCTCTTGCTTAAGGTCCAGAGAGGCCGATTGCTGTGACCACCACCGAGATCAAGCCGTTAGTTGATATAGACTCCCTCCTCGCGATAGAATCAACGTTCGGCAAAAGCCACGAAGATCCATGAATGAGATGGGACAGGATGTCCGTTGACGTGCGTCACCACGCAACGCTCTCGATCACTGTATCCCGGTCGCCGGCCTGACATGCTCGTTGGTCCGTCGGCTTCGCGTAACCACGACACACGATGGGGAGTGCTCCTTCGAAGAGACGGACGGATGGATGAACTTCGCTATTGAGGTTTCGCCCTTTGATTCGAACCTTCTGACTGACGATCAAGAGCGTTATACCCTCCGAGGGATCGAACTCGGCACGCTCCAACCATCCATATCCGACGGCCATGATGCTTCCGTTCCTCTTCCGTAACTCCAGCATCGGGGCAGCGCCGTTTGCCCGACCACGGCATCAACGCGATTGTCGCTGCGGGGTACGTACCGGTTCCATCTGGGGACCCGGCCGCGCGGCTGATTGCCGACCGCCGGCAGACGGCCAACCTGGCGCTCGACGACGTCATTACGGAACTGCGCAGCCGGTACGAGGTCTGGCGCCAGAACACCGCCGAAATCGTCGCCAGTCGGCTCCACGTCTGCAACCAACTGCACCACTGGGAGGCCTACTTCGGGCCGCCGCGCGAGGAGCTACGCGCCAGCGTGCAGACCCTCCTCTTGCGACTCGATCGGCAGAAACGCGACGAGCGCATCAGCCGCTGGCGCGACGCCTCTCGATTGCGGCAAGCGCTGCCCGAGTCCATCCGCCAGTACTTCTCCGCACACCGTCTCATCGTCATCCGACACGGCAACGCCCCCCGGGCGCGGTAGTACGCATCGAGCAAGCGGAAGTACTGGTCTTCCGAAGCTGGGCACAACGCCAAAGCGAATCATCCACTCCGTTGCGTAACGTAGCTAGGGGTTGGGTGGGCGTCTCCCATGTTTGGACGATTTTCGGGTCGTGTGCCCCCTGTGGAGTTGGTCACTGAGTTGGTCAGTCGTCACTTGGCAGTGACTTGTTATCGAGTTCTCAGTGACTTGCGACTCAGTTGTAACCCTCGTTTTTGGCCGAAAAACGCGATGTAAGTGCTTTCATCACAAGTGTTTGCGCGCCGAGCACCGAATTCCCAAGCTGGACGTCGTTGTAGCTCGCAAGAGCCCGTCGCACGACTTCCGGTGGGAACAGGTTCACCGCCCCTAGATGTACGATCGGGCCGTCGCGGCGGCGTAGCCGCCCCCAATCGGACCCGCCGCAGCCTGCGGTTTACACATCCGAATCATAGATGCTGTAAACCAATGCTACTTCAGGTTCTACGACGATCCGCGAAAGCGTCTTGGGGCGACGCTTGCGCACATTGGAGCGACTGATCCCGAGCTCAGCATCGTAATTAATGCTTGGCCAATTATTCCGCCTCAAACGCGTGCCGCGATAGCACTACTCGCCCTTATCACCTCAAATGCCAGAGCCTGACAACTCGTCCAATACGAGACGGCGCTGAGCTGCGTTGACTGGACATGGCGGGAGAGAGTGTCCAGGGTGCGGCCCTGTCACGTGTGACAGATACCTACGACCATCGCATCGGGTGGCAACTGGGGTCCTTGGCGTCGGGAAGAACGATCGTCAGTGCTCCAAACTCACCCAGCGGGATGGCATGCTCCTTGGCTAAAACATCCTGACTGGAACCCTGGCGGATAAACGGGAACCACTGGCTTGCGACCGTAGTGCCTTCAAAATGGGTCGCCGGCGCGGGATCAAGGCTTTGCAGTACTTTGCCTGTCGCCGAATCTGGCGGAACGTGATTTGCGGTCGTATGGATCTTGCGAAAGCCTATGCGGTAGGCGCTGGGTGAGAACCAGCGGGTTGCGGTGCCATCCGGTTTCCAGCGCACGAGTGCGCAAATCGATGCATCCAACTGCACGTATCGAATGGCCGTACTGGTTCGGGATGTCTCGAAGGTATCTGCGAGGGCCAGAATGGCGGGCGCGCCCGGCATTGACTTGCGGGCCAGCCGAAGAAAACGTGAGCTGGGCATCAGAAGATTGGAGGCGAAGTGATCAGCTTCGCGCTCGACGGGATTATCTGATTGGTATTCGCTCAGGGACGGATGCGGAGGTTGGCCGGCTTCAAGCGCTTGGCGATGGTCATCTATGAAGTAATGGCCAAGCTCGTGCGAAAGCGTAAAGCGAATGCGTGCTGGATTGCGATTTCCGGCGATGTTGCAGTAAATGTGGAAACGCCCCCCGCGATGTTCCAGCATTCCGTCGAAAGAGTCACCATATTGACCGCGGCTGAGCGTGATCTTCTTCCGGCGAATGAGAACGGTTGGGTCAATGGCAACGTCGGGAAAGGATTCCTCGGCGATCGCCTCGGCCAATTCGGCAATTTCGGTGAGGCGACTGTCAGCGGTTGTAGGCTGATCAGCCATTGCCGTCGGCCTCGCTTTCAGCTCTTTGCCTGTCTGCCTCCATTCGCTGTTGGATTTCGGGAGGGATTTCCGCACCACATCGAGCAGCTCGAGCCAAGTTCTCGCTGGTTGTCAAGAATGGCTTTTCAAGCACTGGCTCAGCATCGGCGTCGTCGACCGGTGACGGGCCCGTTGGAGGTCGCGAAAGCCCTTCGGGGAGTTCGACGTCCCATTCATCGATTTCGGCTTCGACTTGGGCAACCTCCTCCTCGGTGCGCGGCACAATGCGGCCCGTTGCCGAAAGGACGCGATACACGAGCGCATCGAACGCCGTGTCATCGATCGACGAGGGCTGGCTGTTGTTGTCCTTAGCTCGCGACATGGCCATCGATCCTTTCCAAATTACGCCTGGCGTCTTCGACGAACTGCTTGAGCTTCCGGCGAGCGCGGCGCCTGATCTGGCGGATGTTTTCTTCGGTGGTTCGATACCGCTCGCACAGTTCGGGGATC from Phycisphaerae bacterium includes:
- a CDS encoding ImmA/IrrE family metallo-endopeptidase yields the protein MLEHRGGRFHIYCNIAGNRNPARIRFTLSHELGHYFIDDHRQALEAGQPPHPSLSEYQSDNPVEREADHFASNLLMPSSRFLRLARKSMPGAPAILALADTFETSRTSTAIRYVQLDASICALVRWKPDGTATRWFSPSAYRIGFRKIHTTANHVPPDSATGKVLQSLDPAPATHFEGTTVASQWFPFIRQGSSQDVLAKEHAIPLGEFGALTIVLPDAKDPSCHPMRWS